The DNA segment CATCAGGAAGAGGGGCAGGCTCATCGGCAACAGACCGATAACCGACGAGTACGTCAAGGAGAAGCTCGGAATGACCATCGATGAGTTCGCCAAGAAGGTCGTTGACGGCGAGATGAAGCTCACCGACCTGCCGAACATCAAGCCGGTCTTCAGGCTCCACCCTCCGAGGGGCGGCCTTAAGGGCAGCAAAAAGCGCAGCTTTAAGGAAGGCGGTGCCCTCGGCTACCGTGGCGAGAAGATAAACGACCTCATTGAGAGAATGCTCTGAGGTGGCGAGAGATGATAAGGAGAAAGAAGAAGGTTAGGA comes from the Thermococcus thioreducens genome and includes:
- a CDS encoding 50S ribosomal protein L30; this translates as MAKLALIRLRSGIRARGEVRDTLAMLRLHRINHLVLVDDNPSYKGMVQKVKDYITWGEINAETLAALIRKRGRLIGNRPITDEYVKEKLGMTIDEFAKKVVDGEMKLTDLPNIKPVFRLHPPRGGLKGSKKRSFKEGGALGYRGEKINDLIERML